A genome region from Coffea arabica cultivar ET-39 chromosome 7e, Coffea Arabica ET-39 HiFi, whole genome shotgun sequence includes the following:
- the LOC113701786 gene encoding histone H3.3, with amino-acid sequence MARTKQTARKSTGGKAPRKQLATKAARKSAPTTGGVKKPHRYRPGTVALREIRKYQKSTELLIRKLPFQRLVREIAQDFKTDLRFQSHAVLALQEAAEAYLVGLFEDTNLCAIHAKRVTIMPKDIQLARRIRGERA; translated from the exons ATGGCTCGTACCAAGCAAACTGCTCGTAAGTCAACTGGAGGAAAGGCTCCTAGGAAGCAACTCGCTACCAAG GCTGCTCGCAAGTCTGCCCCAACTACTGGTGGAGTGAAAAAGCCCCACAGATACCGCCCTGGTACTGTTGCTCTTCG TGAAATCCGTAAGTACCAGAAGAGTACTGAGCTCTTGATCAGGAAGCTTCCTTTCCAGAGGCTTGTCAGAGAAATTGCTCAGGACTTCAAG ACTGATCTCCGTTTCCAGAGCCATGCAGTCCTTGCATTGCAGGAGGCAGCTGAGGCATACCTTGTGGGTCTGTTTGAGGACACAAATCTGTGCGCCATTCACGCCAAACGTGTCACAATCATGCCCAAGGACATTCAGCTGGCAAGGAGGATCAGGGGCGAACGTGCTTAA